The genomic interval TTCTCGCAAGACCTACCACACTTGAAGGCGTCGGTATTTCAACCTGGCGAGACCCTGAACTATAAATTGAAGTATGGTTTCATTTCCGCCGCAAACGGTACACTAAAGGTGAATAAAAGCACACTGGAGTTTGACGGAAAGCCTACTTACCATCTTTCCGCAGAAGGTAAAACCTCGAGTGCTTTCAGTCTCGTTTTTGGTGTTCATAATCGCTATAACTCGTACATAGACAAAGAGACTTTCCTTCCCTACTTCTATTCGGAAGATATTAAGGAAGGAAAATACAGAAGAAACGATAAGGTTCGATTTTATCAGAAGCAACGCAAGATAAAGGGCAATGAGGGTACATTTAAGGGAGCTAGCCAAACCTTTGATCTGCTGTCAGCATATTACTTTGCCCGGAATCTTGATCTATCAAAAATGAAAGTAGGTCAATCCTTCAAAATGACCTATTTCTTAAATGACGAGGTCAGTACACTAGGAATAACCTATTTAGGCAAGGAACGTATCAAAACGGATATGGGAACCTTTAACTGTTTAAAGTTCAGTCCCGAAATTAAACCAGGAAGGATTTTTAAAAAGGATAGTAAATTGTATCTATGGGTAACCGATGATGGAAACAGAATTCCTGTAAAAGCGCAAGTAGAGATACTGGTCGGTTCGGTAACCTTAGAACTAGTAGGAGCATCAGGACTTAAGTACCCATTGGAAAAGAATTAAAAAATGATTGAAGTTGACGGTGTATTGGTTAGCGAAGAGCTAATAAAAGAGGAGTTTGTTTGCAATCTTAACGCCTGCAAAGGCGCATGCTGCATTGAAGGCGACTCAGGCGCTCCTCTACTTCAGGAGGAGCTTGAAACACTCGCCAGAATTTATCCTGCGGTCAAACCTTATATGACTCAAAAAGGTATCGAAACAATAGAAACCG from Pedobacter indicus carries:
- a CDS encoding DUF3108 domain-containing protein, which encodes MKKIILAVLTVFLYFNGFSQDLPHLKASVFQPGETLNYKLKYGFISAANGTLKVNKSTLEFDGKPTYHLSAEGKTSSAFSLVFGVHNRYNSYIDKETFLPYFYSEDIKEGKYRRNDKVRFYQKQRKIKGNEGTFKGASQTFDLLSAYYFARNLDLSKMKVGQSFKMTYFLNDEVSTLGITYLGKERIKTDMGTFNCLKFSPEIKPGRIFKKDSKLYLWVTDDGNRIPVKAQVEILVGSVTLELVGASGLKYPLEKN